One Gimesia aquarii DNA segment encodes these proteins:
- a CDS encoding alpha/beta hydrolase translates to MLYNSRFQSNRVRFLITIAVVSFASNIVFSAEKYTENPGAEGNGNFVIGPEYQIDPDLTDQGNPKGKQFEFSMPLAKSKIFPGDDKTLDPKKPVRESRKIFVYVPAAYKDSTKAPILVTQDGPSRLNLVRNALDNLTVSKDPERKLPAFIVIAVQNGGNDGKGSERGLEYDTMSDRYARFINDEVLPAVLKNEEIRAAYPKIAFTENPWGRATMGCSSGGAAALTMGWFRPDLFRRLITYSGTFVDQQDDDAPEEAKYPLGAWEYHSSMKLIEKSEKKPLRIFTHVAENDLRAKDPEETYHNWVMANKRTAAALKAKGYDYRYIFSRGTRHCDRKVFEQTLADTLVWAWHGYQPE, encoded by the coding sequence ATGTTGTACAATTCCAGGTTCCAGTCAAATCGTGTCCGTTTTCTTATCACAATCGCTGTTGTTAGCTTTGCTTCCAACATCGTGTTTTCTGCCGAGAAATATACGGAAAACCCAGGCGCGGAAGGCAATGGGAACTTCGTCATCGGTCCCGAGTATCAAATCGATCCGGATCTCACTGATCAAGGTAATCCCAAGGGAAAGCAATTCGAATTCTCAATGCCTCTGGCAAAGAGTAAAATTTTTCCGGGCGATGATAAGACGCTCGATCCCAAAAAGCCCGTACGTGAATCGCGCAAGATTTTCGTTTACGTTCCAGCTGCCTATAAAGACAGTACGAAAGCTCCCATTCTCGTGACCCAGGATGGACCAAGTCGTCTGAACCTGGTCCGCAATGCATTGGATAATCTGACCGTCTCTAAGGATCCGGAACGCAAGCTGCCGGCGTTCATCGTCATTGCCGTCCAGAACGGTGGAAACGATGGTAAGGGGAGCGAGCGCGGTCTGGAATATGATACGATGTCAGACCGCTACGCGCGATTCATCAATGACGAAGTGTTACCCGCCGTGCTGAAGAATGAAGAGATCAGAGCCGCCTATCCTAAGATTGCCTTTACAGAAAATCCCTGGGGCAGAGCTACGATGGGTTGCAGTTCCGGCGGTGCGGCTGCACTCACAATGGGTTGGTTTCGTCCTGATTTGTTTCGTCGCTTGATTACGTACTCCGGCACGTTCGTTGATCAACAGGATGATGATGCCCCCGAAGAAGCGAAGTATCCTCTCGGAGCCTGGGAATACCATTCCAGTATGAAGCTGATTGAAAAGAGTGAGAAAAAACCACTGCGAATTTTCACGCACGTCGCTGAAAATGATCTTCGTGCCAAAGATCCGGAAGAGACTTATCATAATTGGGTGATGGCCAACAAACGTACGGCCGCAGCACTCAAGGCCAAAGGTTATGACTACCGGTACATTTTCAGTCGTGGCACTCGACACTGTGACCGCAAGGTATTCGAACAAACACTGGCAGACACACTGGTTTGGGCCTGGCACGGCTATCAACCAGAATGA
- a CDS encoding nitroreductase family protein, producing MDYKTIENVIRTRKTEKVLCDVEAFRPVPADIAERNREIVLQAIKTSGWAPFHYPRKVEGIAEPWRAHILWHEDVKKAAAYLRDELNVTTKEPRLTAACSALVLVTWLPEFYDLETQNASKLAREDQLARDEEHLAAASAMVQNLLLILTAHDMGTYWSSGGKYRKSEMFRYLGIPNEERLLAAVFIEYPEMRDDSRERKAGSQRNHRCEEWIREVTI from the coding sequence ATGGACTATAAGACAATTGAAAACGTAATCCGAACTCGGAAGACAGAGAAAGTTCTGTGTGACGTCGAGGCATTTCGTCCCGTTCCTGCAGACATTGCCGAACGCAATCGGGAAATCGTGCTTCAGGCGATTAAGACCTCTGGTTGGGCGCCGTTTCATTATCCGCGGAAAGTGGAGGGCATTGCTGAACCGTGGCGTGCTCATATTTTATGGCACGAGGATGTCAAGAAAGCGGCGGCCTACCTTCGTGATGAGTTAAACGTTACTACCAAAGAGCCCCGACTCACTGCCGCATGCAGCGCGTTAGTACTCGTGACATGGTTGCCAGAATTCTATGATCTCGAAACACAAAACGCTTCGAAACTTGCCCGGGAAGATCAGCTTGCACGTGATGAAGAGCATCTGGCTGCTGCTTCTGCCATGGTCCAGAACCTGTTGCTGATTCTCACCGCTCATGACATGGGAACCTACTGGTCCAGTGGTGGGAAATATCGAAAATCAGAGATGTTTCGTTATTTGGGCATTCCGAACGAGGAACGTCTACTGGCGGCGGTTTTTATCGAATACCCGGAAATGAGAGATGATTCACGGGAACGCAAAGCGGGGAGCCAGCGAAATCACCGGTGTGAAGAGTGGATTCGCGAAGTGACCATTTGA
- a CDS encoding PQQ-binding-like beta-propeller repeat protein, which yields MTDSVRWNKILRHLLLCFLVLLASDQITFGDDWPQWNGPRRDGSVRESELLTTIPSDGLKLIWRQPISFGYSGPIIADVKTFIFDYKKASGDITNNAGKRDKLTGKERLLCFKATNGKPLWSYEYERAYAVSYGGGPRATPSYHDGMVYALGAEGDLTCVDAKRGTKVWHINFKEQYGAKTPLWGHSASPLVYGNSLICMVGGEGSLVVAFDLKSGKEEWRSLSSIETGYCPPTIVKHDGRKQLMIWDPEQISSLNPTNGTLYWQHPLKPDYGMSILPPISNGDLLFTSGEGSKGVMLKLKRNASGVEKLWGGSPKRGVYLATSNGIFYEGYLYGADIRSGAVICARGDTGERLWQSALPTTGSTRGRGGAHGTAFLMKLSGHNYILFSETGDIISAELSPAGYRETGRFHAIKPTSNTMGRTVVWTFPAIAGGKLYLRNDNEVVCYSLANDSAN from the coding sequence ATGACTGATTCAGTTCGATGGAACAAGATTCTCCGACATCTCTTGCTCTGCTTTTTGGTGCTGCTAGCGTCCGACCAGATTACCTTTGGCGACGATTGGCCGCAGTGGAACGGTCCACGCCGTGATGGATCGGTGCGCGAATCGGAGTTGTTAACGACGATTCCTTCCGATGGATTGAAGCTCATCTGGCGTCAGCCAATCTCGTTTGGATACTCTGGTCCGATCATTGCCGATGTGAAGACATTTATCTTTGATTACAAAAAGGCATCAGGCGATATCACCAACAACGCAGGCAAACGAGATAAATTGACGGGTAAAGAACGGCTACTGTGCTTCAAAGCTACGAACGGCAAGCCGTTGTGGTCTTACGAATACGAACGGGCCTACGCCGTTTCGTATGGAGGGGGACCGAGGGCAACTCCCAGTTACCATGATGGGATGGTTTATGCATTGGGGGCTGAAGGAGATTTGACATGCGTTGATGCAAAGCGTGGAACAAAAGTGTGGCACATCAACTTTAAAGAACAATATGGAGCGAAAACTCCATTGTGGGGTCATTCCGCATCACCACTCGTCTATGGCAATTCTCTGATTTGTATGGTTGGAGGTGAGGGCAGTCTGGTTGTCGCATTTGACTTGAAGAGTGGAAAAGAGGAATGGCGCTCACTTTCAAGTATAGAAACCGGTTACTGTCCACCAACGATTGTGAAACACGACGGTCGTAAGCAATTGATGATCTGGGATCCTGAGCAAATCAGCAGTTTGAACCCAACCAATGGAACGCTCTATTGGCAACATCCGCTGAAGCCAGATTACGGTATGTCGATCCTGCCGCCCATCAGTAATGGAGATCTATTATTCACGAGCGGTGAAGGCAGTAAAGGTGTGATGCTAAAACTGAAACGGAATGCTTCGGGAGTCGAGAAATTATGGGGAGGATCACCGAAGCGAGGAGTCTATCTCGCAACCAGTAATGGAATTTTTTATGAAGGATATTTGTACGGAGCTGACATCCGTAGCGGTGCCGTCATCTGTGCGAGGGGGGACACGGGCGAGCGACTTTGGCAGTCCGCCTTGCCCACAACCGGCTCGACACGAGGTCGTGGCGGTGCACACGGCACAGCATTCCTGATGAAGCTGTCCGGTCACAACTATATCTTATTCAGCGAAACAGGAGACATCATCTCCGCGGAACTCTCACCAGCAGGCTACCGCGAAACGGGACGTTTCCATGCCATTAAGCCGACTTCGAATACCATGGGCCGGACCGTTGTATGGACTTTCCCAGCGATTGCAGGTGGCAAACTCTATTTGCGTAATGACAATGAAGTCGTTTGCTACTCGCTCGCGAATGACAGCGCTAACTAA
- a CDS encoding SMI1/KNR4 family protein, protein MSELITQLTDRLCYSPAIEGDASCVRTDEVGNVLPPQKPNAPIKLEDVIYVESQIGFKLPPIIRQISTEVADGGFGPDWGINRLKHPLNLPFGPHWEIKMSVESWHKLYHTSNDDNQLATFPNHFIRYCEVGCNISICVDCTSESGYLFLDDPNASDPIQPMGVTLEEWLLQWLSSNPWPKQMYS, encoded by the coding sequence ATGAGTGAATTAATAACTCAACTTACTGACAGGCTGTGTTATTCCCCTGCAATTGAAGGTGACGCATCGTGTGTACGTACCGATGAAGTAGGGAATGTATTGCCACCACAAAAACCCAATGCACCAATTAAATTAGAAGACGTGATCTATGTGGAGTCTCAGATCGGATTCAAGCTCCCTCCTATTATACGTCAAATAAGCACTGAGGTCGCCGATGGTGGATTTGGGCCAGATTGGGGAATCAACCGACTAAAGCATCCATTAAATCTTCCCTTTGGTCCCCATTGGGAAATCAAAATGTCAGTGGAATCATGGCACAAGCTCTATCATACAAGTAATGATGACAATCAGTTAGCAACTTTTCCTAACCACTTCATTCGATACTGTGAGGTTGGATGTAATATCTCAATCTGTGTCGATTGCACTTCTGAATCAGGTTATTTGTTTCTCGATGATCCCAATGCAAGTGATCCTATTCAGCCAATGGGAGTCACTCTTGAAGAATGGCTATTGCAGTGGCTTTCCTCTAATCCATGGCCAAAACAGATGTATTCATAA
- a CDS encoding BLUF domain-containing protein — MKLYQLIYVSKSRAPMTRAGLNKILSVAHQNNTNQEITGILVYDRGHFFQVLEGEYNDVESVFARIQVDKRHCRVNRIISHSIQRRYFEGWKMGFYNLDETEEFDFYKLKKCMKSLQDVSTISEMQNLAQYALKIFIGLKENSVSQPEDLVGG, encoded by the coding sequence ATGAAACTCTATCAACTGATCTATGTCAGTAAAAGTAGGGCTCCTATGACAAGAGCCGGATTGAACAAAATCTTGAGTGTGGCACATCAAAATAATACAAACCAGGAGATCACCGGGATTTTAGTTTATGATCGCGGCCATTTTTTTCAGGTCCTGGAAGGTGAATATAATGACGTCGAATCAGTATTTGCCAGAATCCAGGTTGACAAACGGCATTGTCGCGTGAACCGAATCATTTCCCACTCGATCCAGCGCCGCTACTTTGAGGGTTGGAAGATGGGATTTTATAATCTGGATGAGACAGAGGAATTCGACTTCTATAAACTGAAGAAGTGTATGAAATCACTCCAGGACGTGAGTACAATCAGCGAGATGCAAAATCTGGCACAGTATGCATTAAAAATCTTTATCGGTCTGAAAGAAAATTCGGTGTCACAACCAGAAGACCTGGTTGGCGGATAA